A part of Streptococcus porcinus genomic DNA contains:
- a CDS encoding helix-turn-helix domain-containing protein, translating to MGKKAYSWETKLACIEMKNAGKSNKVIMENLGIKNDSQIYTWMKWYENEELHRFLQGVGKQYTYGYKIIEEFPS from the coding sequence ATGGGGAAAAAAGCATATTCTTGGGAAACGAAGCTAGCTTGTATTGAGATGAAGAATGCAGGCAAGTCTAACAAGGTTATTATGGAAAATCTAGGTATAAAAAATGATAGTCAAATCTATACTTGGATGAAATGGTACGAAAATGAGGAACTTCATCGTTTCCTTCAAGGTGTAGGCAAGCAATATACCTATGGTTACAAAATT